The following coding sequences are from one Acidimicrobiales bacterium window:
- the mraY gene encoding phospho-N-acetylmuramoyl-pentapeptide-transferase, translating into MIALLLAGSISLALSLLGTRLLIGWLTALKVGQPIREEGPKGHVTKAGTPTMGGIAIVGSAAIGYAVAHVRHGLLFTRTGMLVMALIIAGGAVGLADDWIKVWQERNLGLNKRAKAGGLLVVALAFAIAVVKLTAIHTEVSLTRYNNFSSFHLSKPVWVIWAVLLIVGTTNAVNLTDGLDGLAAGSSLYAFAVFVVIGYWAFRHPNYSVAHALDLAVVASAMVGACAGFLWWNAAPARIFMGDTGALAIGAGLAGLALTLNTQLLLLIIGALFVVETLSVIIQVASFRIFGRRVFRMAPIHHHFELRGWPETTVIIRFWMLAGLCAALALGIYYADFNAHLSMLGKGAE; encoded by the coding sequence ATGATCGCCCTGCTGCTCGCCGGGTCCATCTCGCTCGCCCTGTCGCTGCTCGGCACCCGCCTGCTGATCGGTTGGCTCACTGCCCTGAAAGTCGGTCAGCCCATCCGCGAGGAGGGCCCGAAAGGCCACGTCACCAAAGCGGGCACCCCCACCATGGGCGGCATCGCGATCGTCGGCTCCGCGGCCATCGGCTACGCCGTGGCGCACGTGCGCCACGGCCTGCTGTTCACCCGCACCGGGATGCTCGTGATGGCGCTGATCATCGCCGGTGGGGCGGTCGGGCTCGCCGACGACTGGATCAAGGTGTGGCAGGAGCGCAACCTCGGGCTGAACAAGCGGGCCAAAGCCGGGGGCTTGTTGGTGGTCGCGCTGGCGTTCGCGATCGCCGTGGTGAAGCTCACCGCCATCCACACCGAGGTGTCGCTCACCCGCTACAACAACTTCAGCAGCTTCCACCTCAGCAAACCGGTCTGGGTGATCTGGGCGGTACTGCTCATCGTGGGCACGACCAACGCCGTGAACCTCACCGATGGCCTCGACGGCCTCGCGGCGGGGTCGAGCCTCTATGCGTTCGCGGTGTTCGTGGTGATCGGCTACTGGGCGTTTCGCCACCCGAACTACAGCGTGGCCCACGCGCTCGATCTGGCCGTCGTCGCTTCCGCGATGGTGGGTGCGTGTGCGGGGTTCTTGTGGTGGAACGCCGCGCCTGCACGGATCTTCATGGGCGATACCGGCGCCCTTGCCATCGGCGCGGGCCTGGCCGGGTTGGCGCTCACGTTGAACACCCAATTGCTGTTGTTGATCATCGGCGCGCTGTTCGTGGTGGAGACGCTGTCGGTGATCATCCAGGTGGCGAGCTTCCGGATCTTCGGCCGCCGGGTGTTCCGGATGGCCCCGATCCATCACCACTTCGAGCTGAGGGGGTGGCCGGAGACGACGGTGATCATCCGGTTCTGGATGCTCGCGGGGCTGTGCGCGGCGTTGGCTCTCGGCATCTACTACGCCGACTTCAACGCGCACCTCTCGATGCTCGGCAAGGGCGCCGAGTGA
- a CDS encoding UDP-N-acetylmuramoyl-L-alanyl-D-glutamate--2,6-diaminopimelate ligase: MVDELWAAMEAAPGWDGAIRRGSTGAGLDVRDAHHDSRDAAPGTLFCCVTGQSHDGHRYAPAAVEAGAVALLCERELDLAVPQFVVTSTRAAMGEVAAAIHGRPADRLAMVGVTGTNGKTTVVHLLDAIFTAAGRRSRAVGTLTGARTTPEATDLQRLLATFVADGVDTVAMEVSSHALVQHRVDGVRYDVAVFTNLSRDHLDYHHDMAEYFRAKALLFEPVRARKAVVNLDSPEGRLLHDAARVPTVGYSLGDVSDLELDVRGSSFRWRDLDVRLALAGDFNVSNALAAATAAVELGVDPADVVAGLAAAGTVPGRFELVDEGQPFTAIVDFAHTPDGLHRALASARGLAGERHVLVVFGAGGDRDRSKRPEMGAAAAQGADLVVLTSDNPRSEDPLAIIEAVRSGATSASDTLELVVEPDRSAAIALAVARAQPGDVVLIAGKGHETTQTIGARVLPFDDREVLRDALRHTENRP; encoded by the coding sequence ATGGTCGACGAGCTCTGGGCCGCCATGGAGGCAGCACCAGGCTGGGACGGCGCCATACGGCGCGGATCGACTGGCGCGGGACTCGACGTGCGCGACGCGCACCACGATTCGCGCGATGCCGCCCCTGGCACCTTGTTCTGCTGTGTCACCGGCCAGTCCCATGACGGCCACCGGTACGCGCCCGCCGCCGTGGAGGCTGGTGCGGTCGCGTTGTTGTGCGAGCGCGAGCTCGACCTCGCCGTCCCGCAGTTCGTGGTGACGTCGACCCGCGCCGCCATGGGAGAGGTCGCCGCGGCGATCCACGGGCGGCCCGCCGACCGGCTGGCCATGGTCGGGGTCACCGGCACGAACGGCAAGACCACCGTCGTGCACCTGCTCGACGCGATCTTCACCGCAGCAGGTCGCCGGTCGCGGGCGGTCGGCACACTCACCGGTGCCAGGACCACGCCCGAGGCCACCGACCTGCAGCGCCTGCTGGCCACGTTCGTGGCCGACGGAGTCGACACGGTCGCGATGGAAGTGTCGAGCCACGCGCTCGTGCAGCACCGGGTCGACGGCGTTCGTTACGACGTCGCCGTCTTCACGAACTTGTCGCGCGACCACCTCGACTACCACCACGACATGGCCGAGTACTTCCGAGCCAAGGCCTTGCTGTTCGAGCCGGTCCGGGCGCGCAAGGCGGTCGTCAACCTCGACAGCCCCGAGGGGCGCCTGCTCCACGATGCTGCCCGCGTGCCGACGGTCGGGTACTCGCTCGGCGATGTCAGCGACTTGGAGCTCGACGTCCGCGGCAGCAGCTTTCGCTGGCGCGACCTCGACGTCCGCCTCGCGCTCGCCGGCGACTTCAACGTGTCGAACGCGCTGGCCGCTGCCACCGCCGCGGTCGAGCTGGGCGTGGACCCGGCCGACGTGGTGGCCGGTCTGGCTGCCGCCGGCACGGTGCCCGGGCGGTTCGAGCTGGTCGACGAAGGCCAGCCGTTCACGGCCATCGTCGATTTCGCCCACACCCCCGACGGCCTTCATCGCGCGTTGGCGTCGGCGCGTGGCCTGGCCGGCGAACGGCACGTCTTGGTCGTGTTCGGGGCGGGTGGCGACCGCGACCGATCGAAGCGACCGGAGATGGGTGCGGCCGCAGCACAAGGCGCAGACCTGGTCGTTCTCACCTCGGACAACCCCCGCAGTGAGGATCCGCTGGCGATCATCGAAGCCGTGCGTTCGGGTGCGACCTCCGCATCTGACACGCTGGAGCTGGTCGTCGAGCCCGACCGATCAGCCGCCATCGCGTTGGCGGTGGCGCGCGCCCAGCCGGGCGACGTCGTGCTGATCGCCGGGAAAGGACACGAAACCACTCAGACGATCGGCGCGCGCGTGCTGCCGTTCGACGACCGTGAGGTCCTTCGCGACGCGCTGCGCCACACGGAGAACCGCCCATGA